GAATACACTTTGCGTACACGTATCTGGGCTTCTTTGCGTTCCCAGACTTTGTACAGAACTGTCTCTGGTTTCATGAACTATGCCCGTGCTATTAAGTTGTTGTACCGTGTTGAAAATCCTGAAATTGTTCAAATGTTTGGTGGTAACGCTGAAGGTTTGGAACGTGAACTCGAGAGAATGGCCCGTCGTAAGTTTAAGTTTGTTGTCTCTATGCAGCGTTTGACTAAGTTCAAGCcggaagaattggagaatGCTGAATTTTTGTTACGTGCCTACCCAGATTTGCAGATTGCCTATCTTGACGAGGAGCCTCCTCTTCATGAGGGCGAGGAACCAAGAATATACTCTACCATGATTGATGGTCACTGTGAGATCTTGGAGAACGGTCGCAGAAGACCGAAGTTTAGAGTTCAGTTATCAGGTAACCCTATTTTGGGTGATGGTAAATCAGACAATCAGAATCATGCCTTAATCTTTACCAGAGGTGAATATTTGGAATTGATTGATGCTAATCAGGATAACTATCTTGAGGAATGTTTGAAGGTGCGTTCTGTTTTGGCCGAGTTTGAGGAGTTGAACATTGAGCATGTCAATCCTTACGCTCCTAGTTTGGACAAGGAGCCGGCCAAGGTTCCCCATCCCGTTGCTATTGTTGGTGCCCGTGAATACATTTTCTCTGAGAACTCTGGTGTTCTGGGTGATGTTGCTGCTGGTAAGGAGCAGACCTTTGGTACTTTGTTTGCCAGAACTCTTGCTCAGATTGGTGGTAAGTTACATTATGGCCATCCCGATTTCCTTAACGCTATCTTCATGACTACCCGTGGTGGTGTCTCTAAAGCCCAAAAGGGTCTTCATTTGAACGAAGATATTTACGCCGGTATGAATGCCATGTGCCGTGGTGGTATAATCAAGCATTGTGAGTACTACCAATGTGGTAAGGGTAGAGATTTAGGCTTTGGATCTATTTTGAATTTTACTACTAAGATTGGTGCCGGTATGGGTGAGCAGATGCTATCCCGTGAGTACTATTACATGGGTACTCAACTACCATTGGACCGTTTCCTCACATTTTATTACGCCCATCTTGGTTTCCATATCAATAACTTGTTCATTCAGTTGTCTCTTCAGATGTTCACATTGGCATTGGTCAATTTGAATGCCTTGGCTCACGAGTCCATTATCTGTCTTTACGACAGATATAAGCCTATCACCGATATCCAGTATCCATTGGGATGCTACAACTTTTTCCCTGCTATTGACTGGGTCAGACGTTATACTTTGTCCATTTTCAttgttttcttcatttcGTTTGTGCCATTGTTGGTTCAGGAGTTGATTGAGAGAGGTGTCTGGAGAATGATCTGCCGTGTCGGCCGtgacttcttttctatgTCTCCATTCTTTGAGGTGTTCACTGCTCAGATTtactcttcatctcttcttaaCGATATTTGTATTGGAGGTGCCAGATATATCGCCACAGGTAGAGGTTTTGCAACCTCTAGAATTCCGTTCTCTGTCTTGTACTCTCGTTTTGCTGATTCTACTATCTACATGGGTGCTCGTTTGTTTATCatgcttttctttgctaCTGTCGCTCGCTGGCAGCCAGCCTTGTTATGGTTTTGGGCTATCGTTGTCTCCTTCATGTTCTCACCATTCATTTTCAATCCACATCAGTTCGCTTGGgatgacttcttcattgattACCGTGACTTCATTCGTTGGCTGTCACGTGGTAATACCAAATGGCACAGAAACTCTTGGATTGGATATGTCAGACTTACTCGTTCCAGAATCACTGGTCTCAAACAGAGAACCATTGGTGATTCCTCTGAGAAGAGTGCAGGTGACTTTGTTAGACCTCACAGAACGAATATGCTTTTCTCTGATACAATCCCTTGTGCTCTTTACACCGCAGGTATCTTTGTCGCATATACTTTCATTAACTCCCAAACAGGTGTTCTCGACCCAAGCGCCGTTAATTCTACGCTTCGTATTCTTATCTGCTCCTTAGGACCTATTGTCATCAATATCGCTGTTCTTGGAGTTTGTTTGTCTATGTCGTGCTGTGCCGGTCCACTTTTGGGAGTGTGCTGTAAGAAGACTGGTGCCGTTATGGCTGGTGTTGCTCATGGTATCGCAGTTGTTGTTCACCTTGTGTTTTACATCGTGATATGGTGCGTGGAAGGTTTCAGTTTTGTTAGAGTTTTGATTTCAATTATCGCAATGGTTTACATTGAACGTttgatcttcaagattATGACTTTGCTCTTGCTTACTAGGGAATTCAAGAACGATCATTCTAACATCGCCTTCTGGACAGGTAAATGGTACGGATCTGGTCTTGGTTTCGCAGCCTGGACCCAGCCTGCCAGAGAGTTTGCTGCCAAGATCATTGAGATGTCCCAGTTCGCTGGTGACTTTATTCTTGGccacttccttctcttcgtTCAATTACCGATGTTGTGCGTGCCTTTTGTGGATAAGTGGCATTCCTTTATGCTTTTCTGGTTGAAACCAAATAAGCAGATCAGGCCTCCTATTTACTCTTTGAAGCAGGCTCGTTTGAGAAAGCGGATGATCAGAAAGTACTCGGCTCTTTACTTCTTGGTGTTGGTTATCTTTGTTGTCTTGATTGTTGCTCCGGCCGTTGTTGGTTCCTTGgatttgatcaacttcGACAACCTTAATTTGCCAACCTTTGCCGATGGTCTCTTCCAGCCAAGACATCAGAGCATCAATGATACTGGATTTGGTTCCGGTACCTACAAGCCCGAGTGGACCACCACTACTTCGTTGCAAACTTGGTCTACAAAGGCATAAGAATAGCGCATCATATACTGTACTATATCCTCCCATCAAGAGAGGCATTTGTTTATATAAAACAgtcatcattttcatttttgtttattttattttatcTTATCTTATATTGTTTTAATTTCTAGCCTCGTGTGTTTAATCACATTGTACTGTATCGTTGAGAAGTTGAGATTTACCGGGACATAAAAACGGAGATAGATAATAACGAACTGgttggaagaaaaagtaaaTAAATCATCCTTTAGTGGTGGAACAATCTGATTGGACTCTCGACATACACTATGTCATGAGCATCGGCAGCCTCGAAAACTATCTTATCGTTCATGGATCCAGAAGGTGCGGCAATGAATTTCACACCGGATCTGGCAGCACGGTGAACATTATCTGGGAATGGGAAGAAAGCGTCTGATGAAAGTGCCACGTCGGTGAGTTTCGACAGCCATTCCTTGCGTTCTTCAGCGCTCAAAGGCTCAGGAAGGACCTGAAACTTGGATTCGTAGTCAGATTTCTCTGGTTCTTCGGTAGGAATCTGTCCAGTAACGTATAAGTCAATTGCATTGGCCTTCTCTGGTCTCTTGACACCATGGGCCCACTTGAAGGCCAACACCTTAGGATGCTGTCTAAACCACAAGTTGTTGCACTTATCACCAGCCAACCTCGTGCAGTGGATACGAGATTGTTGACCTGCACCAAGGCCAACAACCATACCATTTTTGGCGTAGCAAACCGAGTTAGATTGGGTAAATTTCAAGGCGATAGTAGCGACAGTTAAGTCGACTACAGCCTGCTCAGTCAAATGGGTGTTACGGGAaacaatctctttgaaggatgACGAGTTAATAATGGCATCGTTACGCTTCTGCTCCAGACTCACACCGAAGACCTGTCTTTTCTCCATAGCAGACGGCGTGTAATTAGGATCGATCTGGAGAATACAATACTTacccttcttcttcttcttcaacatttcAAGAGCCTTGGGTTCATAGCCTGGAGCAATAACACCGTCAGAGACTTCTTTTGAGATGATGGTGGCGGTTGGAAGATCGACAATGTTGGAGAGAGCAATGAAATCGCCGAAGGAAGACATTCTGTCGGCACCACGGGCTCTGGCATAAGCATTGGCTAATGGAGACAAGTTCTCAATATGATCAACAAAATAaaccttcttttcaatgtCAGTTAATGGGAGGCCAACGGCTGCGCCTGCAGGGGACACGTGCTTGAAAGACGCAGCCGCAGGCAAATTGAGAGAAGCAGAGAGTTCCTTGACCAAGGGCCAGGAATTAAGAGCATCCAATAAGTTGATGTAACCAGGAGTACCATTTAAGACAGTAAATGGCAACTTTCCCTCAGTCATAAAGGCCTGTGCAGGTTTCTGGTATGGATTGGCACCATATCTAAGAGGCAATTGACAAACACCTTCAGCGTAACGCTTACGGAAGAAATCTGAAATGGTAGCATCGTAACTTGCGGTATGCTCGAAAGCCTTTAGAGCAAACTTATTTCTAACCTGCTGAGAAATTTCGCcgtatttcttcaaatcttcaagGAATATAGGATAGTCGTTCGGATCAGAGACGATAGTAACACGTGCATGATTCTTGGCAGCAGCACGGAGTAAAGTGACACCACCAATGTCGATCTGCTCAACAGCCTCATCAATTGTCACGTTAATCTTGGCAACGGTCTCTCGGAATGGATACAAGTTACAAACAACATAGTCGACCTTCTCAATATGATGTTCTTCCAGTTCCTTTTCATCGGAGGCAATATTCCGTGCCAAGATACCACCATGCACAGCAGGATGAAGAGTCTTAACACGGCCACCTAGCATTTCTGGGGCATGAGTAATGGTAGAAACATCGTCGACAGGGAAACCTGATTCTCGAAGGAGTCTGGCAGTGCCACCTGAGGCCAATAAACGGACTTTGTGTTCCACTAGACCCATGGCAAGGTCTAGTAGGCCAGTCTTGTCATAGACAGACAAGATAGCAGTCTTCTTGTAGTCTTTAGTAGCAGCCATAGTTCAAATATGGGGAGAAGAGtataaggaagagaaaaatggCTTATTAAAAAAGatgagagaaaaaaaaatggaaatgCGAATACTTGATATTTAATTAGGAGAAGTCAGGAGGTGAAGTAACCGGGTGCGAAAGTTGGAGCGAAAGTAGAGAGGAAAAACTATAATGGACATTAGTGTAAGCCACGTACTCCGGACGGAACAGACGGAACGGTGGAGTCAACCTATTTGAGGAACGGCTATAGATGCCGGATAAACGGAGCAAAAACGTTTATGTTACTGTGAGCATTCAAACCTTGCAGATTACATTAAGATATACCAATACAGATAGAAGTAATGAAAGAACGGAAGAGttgaacaaaaaaaaaaaattttgagaAGCCGAAAGAAAGCTCCTCAATGTCTGTATCTCCACAAAGACAAAGTGTTGTGAACCTTCCAGTTGTGGTGTTGACCCTTTTTGGTGTGGTTGAACAAATGTCCCTTGTTGATACCTCTGTACTTCTTTCCGGCGGAAGTAAGACCTCTGTTTTCTCTGTGCTTGTGAACAGGGTTGCAGATCCAGTTGTATCTTGGGTCTCTTCTGATGGCATTGTGGAATGGATCGACACAAATGACCTCGAAGTACTTGTATGAAGAATCCTGGTTAACCCAGTAAGAGTTCAAAACTCTCAAGTTGgaaactcttcttccaactctCTCTTCAGCAGTGACTCTCATTGGCTTCTGATACTTCAACTGGCTAACACCCTGGTTAGTTGGCTTACCGTTGGTGACACCCTTTCTGACAGGTCTCTTTCTGTTACCTCTTCTGACTCTAACTCTGTAAATAACAAAGCCTTGCTTAGCCTTGTAGCCCAACTTTCTGGCAGTCTCGGGTCTAGTTGGTCTAGCAGCTCTGTGGATCACATTCTTTTGTCTGAATTCCCAGCATCTGACTCTTGACAAGAATCTCATAACATCAGactgcttctttctgtgcAATTCTTCAACGTATTTGTAGGCACCCATTATTGTTTTCTATTACTATTAATTAGTattgatggaaagaaaaaagacaagACTAAAGTATTTTATTTGCGGGCTCAATGTGAAaaatatttgatgaaaaatttttggtCAACTTTTTTTGGACCatttaatttttcttttcagggtttcttttcaaccaCGTGACTTGAAGGTGGTAAAAATTGTGGTGAGATAGGACAGGACGGCtgtagcagcagcagcaaacTTGTGTCGTCTCATCACAGCTCACTCGAGCCCTTCCAATTATGCCTCATGCAACTTTTCGAAAACAGTAGTTAGTGACAGATCTATTATGTAGCAGAAAAGTAATTTACTATATCCTACCGAATCTCGACTCGACTCCATTGGTCTGGCGGTTCCACTTTTACCTGAACTTAGCTACATTCAGTTaactatttttttccttacTGTACAGTCTGTAAATAGACCTACCTAGATCATATTCTTACAATTAATTACAATGCATCTCAGAATGTAAGTTTGAGTTGGGTTGATATCCCAGAATTTTTAGGTGATTTTGTTTAAGGTTACTAACAAAGGAATTTATGCAACGGCATTTAATGTTGGAGTAGGGAAGGTAGagagaggaggaggaacCAGGAATCATTACTAGTCCCGTTGATTTTATTCATTCTCgtcaatttttcaatggTTAATGATGTCAGATTTGTCTACAGCCTTGTAGTTCCTTTTCCTAAGAATCCCGTTATATTGAAAAACTGGTGAGATGCTgcgaaaagaaaagacaaTAAAACACACTGGCGCTGAATGAAACCAATAAATGAAATTTAGTATGGCAAGGCATCTGAGGGTCAAGCTGAAGGAGGTCAATTTCACGGAGGTCAATCTCACTGAGGTCAATCTCACTGAGGCCAATCTCACCGAGGTCAATCTCACCAAGGTCAATTCCTCAATGACATGCATCGTATCCCATGACATATCATGTACCTTCGGTGATTGTTTCTCAGCTCTCATGCCCCCATGCCTGGTTCTTCCTCCTAACGCGTCAAATAAAAGTCACGAGCCAAAACTGGTGCAGGAAAAAGCgcgaaagaaaaaataccCAAAGGCAGCCCACTTCACTATCAGTCTGTTTTAGGAAACCCGGTCTCACGAAATATTGTGGTTTCGCTTAAGTTGCTGCGATAGTGTTAAGCGGTATCAGTAGGAGTCCAGTTTGAATGTCCAGTGGGGAAGCTCAGTATGCGGATTGTCTTTTCGCTTTGggtttatttttttttggtgCTTTCATCTCGTCCTCactttttccttcttccaCTTGGCTatacctttttttttttcctctctcTTCCTCAACGTACTCCAAGCTTCTATTTGTCGTCTGCTGATAATTCCATTTCCAGTTcgaaaaaaaagaaatcgCGCAAATCACAAGATTCTACTTCGTCAAAGAGTCCCCACAAATTAACCCCTTCAAAATCTGTTGCTTCCCTATATAGAACCGCAAGCAGATTAGCAAGATCATCCAgttccaaagaatccaGAAGCAGATCAACAACTGCTACTGTAACTACCAacacttcttctcaaactAAAGTAGTTTCACCAGAGATCTCATCATCTGAAGAagctcaagaagaaaaagacgCTGAAGGTGCACTATACAAATTGCATACTACAGTCGGAGAAATCTCAGAATCAACTACTGCCGTTGACAGTTCTTTACCATCACTTCCTCCAAATATAATGTCCGCTAACATCGAAAAGAAGGCCACTAAGGCCAAGTCCTCCTTTGAAGACAAGGTTTCTAAAGTCGCTGATGATGCCAATGTctcagaatcttctttcaagGAGAAGGCTGCTGAAGCCAGTAAGAATCTTAAGAAAACTGCTTCGAATGCCACCAAGAAGACTGAGGGCTACCTTAAAAAGACATATTCCACTGTCTCTGATTATGTTGTTGGTGCTGCCATCGCTACCAAGGACACCGTTGTTGCCTACCCTGTTGTCACCTTCAATCTTACCGCTGTTTTGGCTACTGGTATTACTCTCTATGCCACTTCTGAAAAGCAATGTCATAAATGCACAGCAGAGACTTGTAAGACCGTGTCCAGCGTTTTGGCCGGTACTTTGGCCTTGGTTGACTCTGCCGCTGTCTATTATTACCACCAGAAAGGTTTAAAGGAGTGACTAAGCTTCTTTCCTCTCACTTCATTGTTtcttattattattattattattattcttcttcttcttttccctcCCCTTTATAGCTTATTATGTTATCTTATGTCTAGTGGCTACTGCTGTTCTAAATCTTTCATTCTTCTCTGCAACACCTCATCTATGTCCGCATCTTGCATCGTTCCTTCTGCATTGTCTGTATCATTCTTGCTTCCAAACAAGCGGACAAACTTGACGCTTTTCGATCTCGGTCTTCTGCTACCGACCGTGTCCTGCTCTTCGTCCCCCtctttcttcgtcttcttcttacgTACAACCTTCCCTGATGGTAACATTTCCTTCTCATACCTATCAGATGACGCAAGTTTCACTACTGATGGTGATCCTGGTGGTAGTTCCTTAGGATTCACCATAGTGGAGCGTCTCTTCTTTGTAGCCTTAGACGGGTAAATACTTCCCTTACGCAGAAACGATCGAAAGTAATAGAACCTCCTGCGAGCCTTAGGCCAGTCTTTCACTATCTCTTCATTGATCACCGAGTCATGTAGCCACATCCACCCCTGTTTAAGAACGTTGTAAGAGACTAGCTCGAATTTTTCACAAATTCCTGGCTGTTGTTCAAGCTGTTGAAACACCTGAGTGTCGCTGAACCGTAACCAATCGTGGACAAACTCATAGATTAAATCAATGAGTACACCAACAAATATGAGCGCCAAGATACTTCCCCAGAAAGTTATATCCTTGCCGAAATGTTCGAAAAGCCCGTGGTTCACATAAAAAATGGTTTGCATCCTGTGAGTGTTCAATCCAACGAGAAGCATCAACCACATCAACCATCCAAACACAGATATAGCCCATGCAATGACGGGTAGCTTTGTGATATTATGTGTTTCGATGATACAGCACTTTGTGCAGATCACAAACACCAATGCGGTATAAAGTACCATACCCAAAGGATATGTCGTGTTATCGAGAGTCGCATTAAAACCATAAATGTAGATCATCGTGAAGAAAAGTGTCACTGATTGCGCAGCAGAAAGTACTATCCACTGCACAAACACCGATAAGTTGAATCGCTCGCTCTTACATCCCATAGCGTATAATTCAGGCACCGCTATCAATGTCGAAGGTCTCAAATCTTTATCAAACATACCAACAAACATGACAGGCAAAGATGTGAACAAAGTGTTAAACATGGAAAGGGACCATGGCTCATAGAGTGAAGAACCAGTAAATAAAGTGTATCGCTGGTAAAGTAACTGCGTGAGATAGAACATGAGCTCTTTATAAAAGGTGCAAAGCACAAATTTTGATGTTCGCACGTAATTGTATCGACCATTCACCAAGAGTAACTTTTGCAAGAATCTAAACCGTGCAATAGAGTAATCCGAAGCACGAGCTGCCTGTAATCCTTCTCGGCCAGTTATACCGACACCAACATCTGCATTCTGAATCATCGCAATGTCATTGGCACCGTCGCCTATAGCAAGAGTCACCTCTCCCTTACGTAGTTTTCTCACGCGATCCACAAGCTCTGCTTTTTGGGAAGGGCTGGCTCTACAACAGATAACAGAATCCGCTTTCACACcaaaagaaataaagagtGACATGAGCGTCatatcctcttcaatggcATTCACGGTAGTGCCATCAATCACGACCACACAGTGAGCAACATTGCCCTCGtcaatttcaatttctgcTGCGGTCATCATCGAACTGAGTTCAGAAAGACTATTCCTCTCACTCGAGAGGATTACCACTTTGGAGTAATCCTTGATCAACCGACAAGAATAGCCAATGTTGATGGCAGTTTCACGTTTATCTCCAGTTAGCATCCACATTTTGAGCCCAGCACGACGAAGCTTCTCGATAGTGTCTGGAACCCCATCTTGTAGTTTGTCCTCGATGGCTGTACATCCAAGAAGTGAAAGTCCTTCTTCGAGCTTtcctccaacttcttcaactttctgTCCACGATTTTTCACAGAAGTCTTCGCAACAGCATATTCCTGAGACCAATGGTGGTACTCATCTTCAGTCAATGTTCTATATGCATAAAGTAATGTACGAAGGCCATCGGAAGAGAACTCTTCAACATGCTGAAGTGTCTTCTCTATAACAAACTCTTCATTCTCAATAAGTTTTTCAGTTGGAATGTAACTCTGCTCGTTGAatttctgtttctgcaTCATCTGTATCGAGCGCTTTGACTGAGAGATAACCTCGTCCACCTGTCGAGCTTCGTTCTGGCTTTCCGTCAACGAAGAAATAGATAATTTAGGTAGTCTAGGAGATATCAAGTTAGATGGACGGGAAAGGCTGATACCAGAAACACGCGCACCAATACCTGAGGACTTCCGTCCACTTAAGTCACTAGGTCTCAAGTCCATAGATCGATTAGCTAACACTAAATCGGCTTCTATTTGCTTTCTCTCCGTAATGGATCTAGCCAACTCCGACCTCTTCTGCCCAGCTAATCCATGAgacttcaatttctccatGATTATATTGTCAGCACCCTTACAAAGCAAGTATATCTTCTCATCAGGGAACCGTATCACTATCGACATACATTTTCTAGCAGACGAAAAGTCGACTGTGTCTAGCACTTCGTACTTCTCAAACACCGGTTCCTTGTCAAATCCAGATGGATACAGCTGCAATGTAACaatcttctgcttcctGCTGTAGAACACGAATCCCATATCGCTAGCTGCCTGAACAAGTGCTAACTCGTCTGGTGAAGATGCCTGATATTCGATGGCGCCATCAGtgttatcatcattttctgaACTTGTGTCGTCTAATTCTTCACGCTTGGGCAAGCAAGTATGGCAAAGAGCAACCGAAACTAAAAAGAGGGAGACTTTCCTTGCA
This region of Brettanomyces nanus chromosome 2, complete sequence genomic DNA includes:
- the ADE17 gene encoding bifunctional phosphoribosylaminoimidazolecarboxamide formyltransferase/IMP cyclohydrolase (BUSCO:EOG09341764), encoding MAATKDYKKTAILSVYDKTGLLDLAMGLVEHKVRLLASGGTARLLRESGFPVDDVSTITHAPEMLGGRVKTLHPAVHGGILARNIASDEKELEEHHIEKVDYVVCNLYPFRETVAKINVTIDEAVEQIDIGGVTLLRAAAKNHARVTIVSDPNDYPIFLEDLKKYGEISQQVRNKFALKAFEHTASYDATISDFFRKRYAEGVCQLPLRYGANPYQKPAQAFMTEGKLPFTVLNGTPGYINLLDALNSWPLVKELSASLNLPAAASFKHVSPAGAAVGLPLTDIEKKVYFVDHIENLSPLANAYARARGADRMSSFGDFIALSNIVDLPTATIISKEVSDGVIAPGYEPKALEMLKKKKKGKYCILQIDPNYTPSAMEKRQVFGVSLEQKRNDAIINSSSFKEIVSRNTHLTEQAVVDLTVATIALKFTQSNSVCYAKNGMVVGLGAGQQSRIHCTRLAGDKCNNLWFRQHPKVLAFKWAHGVKRPEKANAIDLYVTGQIPTEEPEKSDYESKFQVLPEPLSAEERKEWLSKLTDVALSSDAFFPFPDNVHRAARSGVKFIAAPSGSMNDKIVFEAADAHDIVYVESPIRLFHH
- the RPL15B gene encoding 60S ribosomal protein L15B (BUSCO:EOG09343TCP), which translates into the protein MGAYKYVEELHRKKQSDVMRFLSRVRCWEFRQKNVIHRAARPTRPETARKLGYKAKQGFVIYRVRVRRGNRKRPVRKGVTNGKPTNQGVSQLKYQKPMRVTAEERVGRRVSNLRVLNSYWVNQDSSYKYFEVICVDPFHNAIRRDPRYNWICNPVHKHRENRGLTSAGKKYRGINKGHLFNHTKKGQHHNWKVHNTLSLWRYRH